In one window of Candidatus Avedoeria danica DNA:
- a CDS encoding polyphosphate polymerase domain-containing protein codes for MEARPEVNRFDRLEMKYVLDAHQRRAIESVIRARLSPDPYGDAEGCYPIISLYLDDAELSAFWDRERGVASRRKLRARIYGGAGTRAAPTCFVEIKHKYGRRTAKRRIALPVADAMALVGGAPPPAASTRMATLTARETLVVLEAQKMVRDLRLAPRCIVRYDRHAYLGAADAPDLRITFDRSVRARAHDLVLRTDDDDFDVDLLPEGASVLEIKVDHVAPWWLAAAVAALGPTGHAISKYALAAEKLLVPSFLAESRSAERAAPTHSRNGRTAHGHAQPALR; via the coding sequence ATGGAAGCCCGCCCGGAAGTCAACCGGTTCGACCGACTAGAGATGAAGTACGTGCTCGATGCGCACCAGCGCCGCGCGATCGAGTCCGTCATCCGCGCGCGCCTGTCGCCCGACCCCTATGGCGATGCCGAGGGCTGCTACCCGATCATCAGCCTCTATTTGGACGACGCCGAGCTGTCGGCTTTCTGGGACCGCGAGCGCGGCGTCGCCTCGCGGCGCAAGCTGCGGGCGCGGATCTACGGCGGCGCCGGCACCCGCGCGGCCCCGACGTGCTTCGTCGAGATCAAGCACAAGTACGGCCGGCGCACCGCCAAGCGCCGGATCGCCCTGCCCGTGGCCGACGCGATGGCGCTCGTCGGCGGTGCGCCGCCGCCGGCTGCCTCGACCCGGATGGCGACCCTGACGGCGCGCGAGACGCTGGTCGTGCTCGAGGCGCAGAAGATGGTCCGCGACCTCCGGCTCGCCCCGCGCTGCATCGTGCGCTACGACCGCCACGCCTACCTCGGCGCCGCCGATGCACCCGACCTGCGGATCACGTTCGACCGCAGCGTCCGCGCACGGGCCCACGACCTCGTGCTCCGGACGGACGACGACGACTTCGACGTCGATCTCCTGCCGGAGGGCGCCTCGGTCCTCGAGATCAAGGTCGATCACGTCGCACCGTGGTGGCTGGCAGCGGCGGTGGCCGCGCTCGGTCCAACAGGCCACGCGATCAGCAAGTACGCCCTGGCGGCCGAGAAGCTGCTCGTGCCCTCATTCCTCGCCGAATCGCGCTCGGCCGAACGGGCCGCGCCCACCCACTCACGCAACGGACGGACGGCCCATGGACATGCTCAACCAGCTCTTCGGTGA
- a CDS encoding DUF4956 domain-containing protein — MDMLNQLFGDVLRPPAAGDAATLMQLVTALGLCCVLMIIVGFVYQRTHRGTLYTQDFVHALIVMGVVVTAVIMGIGQSPVAAFGIFAAFSIIRFRRALPQTRDVAFIFLAMAIGVACGAHQYALAVLTTLLVSLIVVALATFNLFAPVRPSHLLRLRVPPEVDFDAAFADVFHRFLDRIHLQSVESVQAGMLTELRYAVRLRADARPHDLVLALQQANGNNRVILTTAIFDGDGGADDD, encoded by the coding sequence ATGGACATGCTCAACCAGCTCTTCGGTGACGTGCTCCGGCCGCCGGCCGCAGGCGACGCGGCCACGCTCATGCAGCTGGTGACGGCGCTCGGGCTGTGCTGCGTGCTGATGATCATCGTCGGCTTCGTGTACCAGCGGACACACCGCGGCACGCTCTACACCCAGGACTTCGTCCACGCGCTCATCGTCATGGGCGTCGTCGTGACCGCGGTCATCATGGGCATCGGCCAGAGCCCGGTGGCGGCGTTCGGGATCTTCGCCGCGTTCTCGATCATCCGCTTCCGGCGCGCGCTGCCCCAAACGCGGGACGTCGCCTTCATCTTCCTGGCGATGGCGATCGGCGTGGCGTGCGGCGCGCACCAGTACGCGCTGGCCGTTCTGACGACGCTGCTCGTCAGCCTCATCGTCGTGGCCCTCGCCACCTTCAACCTGTTCGCGCCGGTGCGGCCAAGCCACTTGCTGCGGCTGCGCGTGCCGCCCGAGGTCGACTTCGATGCAGCGTTCGCCGATGTCTTCCACCGCTTCCTCGACCGCATCCACCTCCAATCCGTCGAGTCGGTCCAGGCCGGGATGCTGACCGAGCTGCGCTACGCCGTCCGCCTGCGCGCCGACGCCCGGCCGCACGACCTCGTCCTCGCGCTGCAGCAAGCGAACGGCAACAACCGCGTCATCCTCACGACGGCGATCTTCGACGGGGACGGCGGCGCGGACGACGATTGA
- a CDS encoding RNA methyltransferase, producing the protein MSTPRTGSTDPRPKEPWPKEPRPKDPRATDLVTSRRNPAVVEARKLETRKHRRAQERFLVEGLQLLHMALEAGHRPLDAFFAPAVLDDPSTPPAARALPDRLAGAGARLHAVTADVLASLCERDDLQGVVATFATFGWALPPTGSGADGGAMPFDAAIARRQAEGLVPRPGTPGLVLVLDRLQDPGNLGTLIRTADAAGADAVVLVEPCVDPFDPRAVRGSMGSLFTLPLGRVSDAEALAAWLRGAGYRVVGADAHGGELWGAGVLGPGSDGAGSDGAPGVALVLGNEARGLSPDIDGLAVARVRLPIVGRAESLNVAVAGGILMYAWLREVRQRLDDGIHG; encoded by the coding sequence ATGTCCACACCACGTACCGGGTCGACCGATCCTCGGCCGAAGGAACCTTGGCCGAAGGAACCGCGGCCGAAGGATCCTCGGGCGACCGACCTCGTCACCAGTCGCCGCAACCCGGCGGTCGTCGAGGCGCGCAAGCTCGAGACGCGCAAGCACCGGCGCGCGCAGGAGCGATTCCTGGTCGAGGGGCTCCAGCTCCTCCACATGGCGCTCGAGGCCGGCCATCGCCCGCTCGATGCCTTCTTCGCGCCGGCCGTGCTCGACGACCCGTCGACGCCGCCGGCCGCACGCGCGCTGCCCGACCGCCTCGCGGGCGCCGGCGCGCGGCTGCACGCGGTGACGGCCGATGTGCTGGCGTCACTGTGCGAGCGGGACGATCTGCAGGGCGTCGTGGCGACGTTTGCGACGTTCGGGTGGGCGTTGCCGCCTACCGGCAGCGGCGCGGATGGCGGTGCGATGCCGTTCGACGCCGCCATCGCCCGACGCCAAGCCGAGGGCCTCGTGCCCCGCCCGGGCACGCCCGGCCTCGTCCTCGTGCTCGATCGCCTGCAGGACCCCGGCAACCTCGGAACGCTCATCCGCACCGCCGACGCCGCCGGCGCCGACGCTGTCGTCCTCGTCGAGCCGTGCGTCGACCCGTTCGACCCGCGGGCGGTGCGGGGCAGCATGGGCTCGCTGTTCACGCTGCCGCTCGGCCGGGTGAGCGACGCCGAGGCGCTCGCGGCGTGGCTCCGCGGGGCGGGGTATCGCGTCGTCGGCGCGGATGCGCACGGGGGCGAGCTTTGGGGGGCCGGCGTGCTCGGACCGGGGAGCGACGGTGCGGGGAGCGACGGTGCGCCCGGCGTCGCGCTCGTCCTCGGCAACGAGGCGCGCGGCCTGTCGCCGGACATCGACGGCCTCGCGGTGGCGCGCGTGCGGCTGCCGATCGTCGGGCGGGCGGAGTCGCTGAACGTGGCGGTGGCGGGGGGGATCCTGATGTACGCGTGGCTGCGCGAGGTGCGACAACGGTTGGACGACGGGATCCATGGGTAG
- a CDS encoding FAD-binding protein yields the protein MDDSGGPREPISTAMIRASLAALADRLGPGAVSTAPDILHGASHDAGLDRATPLAVVRPSTTDDVATAVRWARGVGAHVVARGAGTGLSGGAVPGATSIVLALDGLDGIAIDPLDRVAVCGPGAVTANVDAAAAAHGLMYPPDPASWLRCTVGGNAATNAGGPRCLKYGVTAGYVQGLTAVLADGRTVRLGGPALDPPGPDLVGLLVGSEGTLAVVTELILRLIPRPPAAGTLLAAFPDAAAAGAAVAAIVARGLVPAALELMDRAMLAILAADRNGDGEADLDDPHNDGPPAWPPDAGAVLIVEVDGHPGSIAPQLAAVAAAAEPHGGRCRIAADDGERAALWAGRRRAGLAVLRPTGAYHTADAAVPPSRLPAVIDAVAAICAARGRTYGLVAHAGDGNLHPLVPFDPASPSDAHAVEACVAEIAAAAVAAGGTISGEHGVGLAKRAFLPWLFDPATLSAMRDVKRALDPLGTLNPGKVLPPAGDPGAAWPREDVPPGRSSGRSRIVSITVDPADLVLTAPADATLAQAAAAANAAGCLLPLASPWPESTLGDVIGQRLEAPWRTRYGAIGDHVLTVKATLPDGRVIRAGRAVRKHVAGYALPRLFVGAGGRMGRLDAVGLRLVPAPPRRASLVVGADAIDAAVALALAARAVTIGASAVLVVEAATLASHPNLAACADGRPWAVVVTSEGVPADVDADLALARRAIGAPNGRTHRVDHGAADVGGVDVWAAAVAEAAPVVRVGVPTHCLSTAITATTASGCARVVIDVLCGQIFVRGHVGGAMDAPEPTLGMIAAAYGGHAVACGPPSTAQPDRACLRSEMRRGVPE from the coding sequence ATGGACGATTCCGGCGGTCCGCGCGAACCGATCTCGACGGCCATGATCCGGGCGTCGCTCGCCGCGCTCGCCGATCGGCTCGGCCCAGGCGCCGTGTCGACGGCACCCGACATCCTCCACGGCGCGTCGCACGATGCCGGCCTCGACCGCGCCACCCCGCTTGCCGTCGTCCGGCCGTCGACGACCGACGACGTCGCGACAGCCGTGCGCTGGGCGCGCGGCGTCGGCGCGCACGTCGTCGCCCGCGGCGCCGGCACGGGCCTGTCGGGCGGGGCGGTGCCGGGCGCGACGTCGATCGTTCTGGCGCTCGACGGCCTGGACGGGATCGCGATCGACCCCCTCGACCGCGTCGCCGTCTGCGGACCCGGCGCCGTCACGGCGAACGTCGATGCCGCGGCGGCGGCACACGGCCTCATGTACCCGCCCGATCCCGCCAGCTGGCTCCGGTGCACCGTCGGGGGCAATGCGGCGACGAACGCCGGCGGGCCGCGCTGCCTGAAGTACGGCGTGACGGCCGGCTACGTCCAGGGACTCACGGCCGTCCTGGCCGACGGGCGGACCGTGCGCCTCGGCGGCCCCGCGCTCGACCCGCCCGGCCCCGATCTCGTCGGCCTGCTCGTCGGCAGCGAGGGGACGCTGGCCGTCGTGACCGAGCTCATCCTGCGCCTCATCCCGCGCCCGCCGGCCGCCGGCACGCTCCTCGCCGCCTTCCCGGACGCCGCCGCCGCCGGCGCCGCGGTCGCCGCCATCGTCGCCCGCGGCCTCGTCCCGGCCGCGCTGGAGCTGATGGACCGGGCGATGCTCGCCATCCTGGCCGCGGACCGCAATGGCGACGGCGAGGCCGACCTCGACGACCCGCACAACGACGGCCCGCCGGCGTGGCCGCCCGACGCCGGTGCGGTGCTGATCGTCGAGGTCGACGGCCATCCCGGCAGCATCGCGCCTCAGCTCGCCGCCGTCGCTGCCGCCGCCGAGCCACACGGCGGCCGGTGCCGCATCGCCGCGGACGATGGCGAGCGAGCCGCGCTGTGGGCCGGCCGCCGCCGCGCCGGCTTGGCGGTCCTCCGCCCCACCGGCGCCTATCACACCGCCGACGCCGCCGTGCCGCCCAGCCGCCTGCCGGCCGTCATCGACGCCGTTGCCGCGATCTGCGCCGCCCGCGGTCGGACGTACGGCCTCGTGGCCCATGCGGGCGACGGCAACCTGCACCCCCTCGTACCGTTCGATCCGGCGTCGCCTTCCGACGCGCACGCCGTCGAGGCCTGCGTGGCCGAGATCGCGGCCGCGGCTGTGGCCGCAGGCGGCACGATCAGCGGCGAGCACGGCGTCGGCCTCGCCAAGCGCGCGTTCCTGCCGTGGCTGTTCGATCCAGCGACGCTCTCAGCGATGCGCGACGTCAAGCGCGCGCTCGACCCATTGGGCACGCTGAACCCCGGCAAGGTGCTGCCGCCGGCCGGCGATCCGGGCGCAGCTTGGCCGCGCGAAGATGTGCCGCCGGGGCGATCGTCCGGACGGTCGCGGATCGTATCGATCACCGTCGACCCCGCCGACCTCGTCCTCACCGCCCCGGCAGACGCCACCCTCGCCCAAGCAGCCGCCGCCGCGAACGCCGCCGGCTGCCTGCTCCCCCTCGCCTCGCCGTGGCCTGAATCGACGCTCGGTGACGTCATCGGCCAGCGGCTCGAAGCGCCGTGGCGGACGCGCTACGGCGCGATCGGCGATCACGTGCTGACCGTGAAGGCGACGCTGCCGGACGGCCGCGTGATCCGCGCCGGCCGCGCCGTCCGCAAGCACGTCGCCGGCTACGCGCTGCCGCGCCTGTTCGTCGGGGCGGGCGGGCGGATGGGGCGGCTCGATGCGGTCGGACTGCGGCTCGTTCCGGCGCCGCCGCGCCGCGCGTCCCTGGTGGTCGGCGCGGACGCCATCGACGCGGCCGTCGCGCTCGCCCTTGCCGCACGTGCCGTGACGATCGGCGCGAGCGCCGTGCTCGTCGTCGAAGCCGCGACCCTCGCGTCGCACCCCAACCTTGCCGCGTGCGCCGACGGCCGACCGTGGGCGGTCGTCGTGACGAGCGAGGGCGTGCCGGCGGACGTCGACGCCGATCTGGCGCTGGCGCGCCGGGCGATCGGCGCCCCGAACGGCCGCACGCATCGCGTCGATCACGGCGCTGCCGACGTCGGGGGCGTCGACGTGTGGGCAGCGGCGGTGGCGGAAGCGGCGCCGGTCGTACGGGTTGGGGTGCCGACCCACTGCCTGTCGACCGCGATCACGGCAACGACGGCGTCGGGCTGCGCGCGCGTCGTCATCGACGTTCTCTGCGGCCAGATCTTCGTCCGCGGGCACGTCGGTGGGGCGATGGACGCACCGGAGCCGACGCTGGGTATGATCGCCGCGGCGTACGGCGGGCATGCCGTGGCCTGCGGACCGCCCTCTACTGCGCAGCCGGACCGAGCGTGCTTGCGCTCTGAGATGCGGCGTGGTGTGCCCGAGTAG
- a CDS encoding lamin tail domain-containing protein, producing the protein MRRPITRIRVVPVALLFVAAAAGATITPKATAAGSGAIYLPYAGRNHVLHDMPPVVFSVERGFFDAPFDLTLHSPVRDALVRYTADGSPPSLEHGATADGPLRIERTTTIRAAAFRSGWTPSSVATHTFLFLADRIRQGVSAPGFPATWGVYPEGTEKGRPVPADYAVDGRVVDDPRYAAEIIDDLKAIPSVSIVTAPDHLFHPDSGIYSHPLERGMAWERPASIEMLRTDGRPGFQVDAGVRIAGGWSRKPDTTLKHSFSVRFRSMYGPSQLDYPVFVDSDGQPEQPTRFDSLRLRGGQADTFIYFPGKAQYVHDEWGRRTQRDMGWVGARGTWVHLYLDGLYWGLYNLTEELDADFMAAHLGGKEGNWDVIRAHDTLRDRDAYDLGDGDDAAWKALLAVRDSIPAGVEIDRATYGRVAQLMDLPQHADYMLIELYADNWDWPTNNFIAARNRVLGGPFQFFVWDIEHSLGLRQSPGETYCGPCNDRLDIDTCIGKPQRCGRSIDSDGVAGLHRWLSDGSAEYRLLFADRVRRQLFEAGALSPTAAAARYDAVAGEIERAIVGESARWGDGPWQERTRSENWRFVRFAMLDNVKLNRPQNRDDNWRPERARLLRDLYPHRTADLLAQLCGEGLYPAVASPRFSPPGSGAKPVTVVTIGLLDEGCADQATDGTIWFTTDGTDPRTPNAANPSPSALPYDRAIRIGDRYTRLRARQRTPDGRWSAMADAIYSRPRVAIAEINYHPVAGDDEEFVELAVPRGAGTTPIDLSGAVFTHGITATLPPGTRLTAGRPLVLARSPSAFAARYGFAPDALFTGRLADGGERITLLDTGGDTLADVTYREGDLWPLGPDGHGFSLVLRDVGPGADPIDATDPLAWRASRAAGGSPGRDDPAPPWDGRITLSEVMCASAAPYEDAVELANPSAAPVDIGGWFVSDDRGALQKYRLPAPFAIPAGGFSVIYERDFKALAPAATAFGLDSDGEPVYLSSADAAGRPTGFVQRLTCGAADGSTSFGPHRHPGGLDVAALAEPTFGVVGPVDVDAFRAGTGAPNAPPAIGPVIISEMLAAPPKGRSAWIELRNLTDRPIDLGGDPASGTGPWSLIGDVRFVFPAGAQLSANGYAVVVAVDPFDHAAAPSVPDGVPLFGPWAGRLAAASGTVALGRPRVGRTADPVLGPWVRVDGVEWRSAPPWQIPLFPTGASLERRFPAGWGNDPRSWFALRTGGSPGIAASVLSVRFIPWAQVRR; encoded by the coding sequence ATGCGCCGTCCGATCACCCGTATCCGTGTCGTCCCCGTGGCGCTGCTGTTCGTTGCGGCTGCCGCCGGCGCGACGATCACGCCGAAGGCGACCGCCGCGGGCAGCGGCGCGATCTACCTGCCGTACGCCGGTCGCAACCACGTGCTCCACGACATGCCGCCGGTCGTCTTCTCGGTCGAGCGCGGCTTCTTCGACGCACCGTTCGATCTCACCTTGCACAGCCCCGTTCGCGACGCGCTCGTCCGCTACACGGCGGACGGCAGTCCGCCGTCGCTCGAGCACGGTGCGACCGCCGACGGCCCGCTGCGCATCGAGCGCACGACGACGATTCGCGCTGCGGCATTCCGGTCGGGCTGGACGCCGTCGAGCGTGGCGACGCACACCTTTCTCTTCCTGGCCGACCGCATCCGCCAAGGGGTGAGCGCGCCCGGCTTCCCGGCCACGTGGGGCGTCTATCCCGAGGGCACCGAGAAAGGTCGACCGGTGCCGGCCGACTACGCCGTCGATGGCCGCGTCGTCGACGACCCGCGTTATGCGGCTGAGATCATCGACGACCTGAAGGCCATCCCAAGCGTTTCGATCGTCACGGCCCCGGACCACCTGTTCCATCCCGACAGCGGCATCTACAGCCACCCGCTCGAGCGCGGCATGGCGTGGGAGCGGCCGGCATCCATCGAGATGTTGCGCACCGACGGACGCCCCGGCTTCCAGGTGGATGCCGGCGTGCGGATCGCCGGCGGCTGGAGCCGCAAGCCCGACACCACGCTCAAGCACTCGTTCTCCGTGCGCTTTCGCAGCATGTACGGGCCGAGCCAGCTGGACTACCCGGTCTTCGTCGACTCCGACGGCCAGCCGGAACAGCCGACCCGCTTCGACAGCCTCAGGTTGCGCGGCGGCCAGGCCGACACGTTCATCTACTTCCCGGGCAAGGCCCAATACGTCCACGACGAGTGGGGCCGGCGCACGCAGCGGGACATGGGCTGGGTCGGCGCGCGCGGCACGTGGGTCCACCTCTACCTTGACGGGCTCTACTGGGGCCTCTACAACCTGACCGAGGAACTCGACGCCGACTTCATGGCCGCCCACCTCGGCGGGAAGGAAGGCAACTGGGACGTCATCCGCGCGCACGATACGCTCCGTGATCGCGACGCGTACGATCTCGGCGACGGCGACGATGCGGCTTGGAAGGCGCTGCTGGCGGTCCGTGACTCCATCCCGGCCGGCGTCGAGATCGACCGCGCAACGTACGGCCGGGTCGCGCAGCTCATGGACCTGCCGCAGCACGCCGACTACATGCTCATCGAGCTGTACGCCGACAACTGGGATTGGCCGACGAACAACTTCATCGCCGCCCGCAACCGCGTGCTCGGCGGCCCGTTCCAGTTCTTCGTCTGGGACATCGAGCACAGCCTCGGCCTGCGGCAGAGCCCGGGCGAGACCTACTGCGGCCCGTGCAACGACCGGCTCGATATCGACACCTGCATCGGCAAGCCGCAGCGCTGCGGCCGGAGCATCGACTCGGATGGCGTGGCCGGGCTCCACCGCTGGCTGTCGGACGGCAGCGCCGAGTACCGCCTGCTGTTCGCCGATCGCGTCCGCCGCCAGCTCTTCGAAGCCGGCGCCCTGTCGCCGACCGCCGCCGCCGCGCGTTACGACGCCGTCGCGGGCGAGATCGAGCGCGCGATCGTCGGCGAGAGCGCGCGATGGGGTGATGGGCCGTGGCAGGAGCGTACGCGCAGCGAGAACTGGCGCTTCGTGCGCTTCGCGATGTTGGACAACGTCAAGCTGAACCGCCCGCAGAACCGCGACGACAACTGGCGTCCCGAGCGGGCGCGGCTGCTGCGCGATCTCTACCCGCACCGTACGGCCGACTTGCTCGCCCAACTGTGTGGCGAGGGCCTGTACCCAGCCGTCGCGAGCCCGCGGTTCTCCCCGCCCGGCAGCGGCGCGAAGCCCGTGACCGTCGTGACGATCGGCCTCCTGGACGAGGGCTGTGCCGACCAGGCCACCGACGGCACGATCTGGTTCACAACGGACGGCACGGATCCGCGCACCCCCAACGCCGCCAACCCTTCGCCGAGCGCGTTGCCCTACGACCGGGCGATTCGGATCGGTGACCGCTACACGCGCCTGCGCGCCCGCCAGCGCACGCCGGACGGCCGGTGGAGCGCCATGGCCGACGCGATCTACAGCCGGCCGCGCGTCGCGATCGCCGAGATCAACTACCACCCGGTTGCGGGTGACGACGAGGAGTTCGTCGAGCTTGCGGTGCCGCGCGGCGCCGGCACGACGCCGATCGACCTGTCGGGCGCCGTTTTCACCCACGGCATCACCGCTACGCTGCCGCCCGGCACGCGGTTGACCGCCGGCCGGCCGCTCGTCCTGGCGCGCAGCCCCAGCGCCTTCGCGGCGCGCTACGGCTTCGCGCCCGACGCCTTGTTCACCGGCCGCCTCGCCGACGGCGGCGAGCGGATCACGCTCCTCGACACGGGCGGCGATACGCTGGCCGACGTCACGTACCGTGAGGGCGATCTCTGGCCGCTCGGCCCCGACGGCCACGGATTCTCCCTCGTGCTGCGCGATGTCGGCCCGGGCGCCGACCCGATCGACGCGACCGACCCGCTGGCATGGCGCGCCAGCCGCGCCGCCGGCGGCTCCCCCGGCCGCGACGACCCCGCCCCGCCGTGGGACGGCCGGATCACGCTCTCCGAGGTGATGTGCGCCAGCGCCGCGCCATACGAGGACGCCGTCGAACTCGCGAACCCATCGGCCGCACCCGTCGATATCGGCGGCTGGTTCGTGTCCGATGACCGGGGTGCGCTCCAGAAGTATCGCCTCCCGGCGCCGTTTGCGATCCCGGCAGGCGGCTTCAGTGTGATCTACGAGCGCGACTTCAAGGCGCTCGCACCTGCCGCGACGGCGTTCGGGCTCGACAGCGACGGCGAGCCGGTCTACCTCTCGTCCGCCGATGCGGCCGGTCGGCCGACGGGTTTCGTGCAGCGCCTGACGTGCGGCGCGGCGGACGGCAGCACGTCGTTCGGGCCGCATCGCCATCCGGGCGGCCTTGACGTTGCCGCGCTCGCAGAGCCGACGTTCGGCGTCGTGGGACCGGTCGATGTCGACGCGTTCCGCGCCGGCACGGGCGCGCCGAACGCGCCGCCGGCGATCGGACCGGTGATCATCAGCGAGATGCTGGCGGCACCACCCAAGGGTCGTTCGGCGTGGATCGAGCTGCGCAATCTCACGGATCGCCCGATCGATCTCGGCGGCGATCCGGCGTCCGGCACCGGTCCGTGGTCGCTGATCGGCGACGTCCGGTTCGTGTTTCCCGCGGGCGCCCAGCTGAGCGCGAACGGGTACGCGGTCGTCGTGGCCGTCGACCCGTTCGACCATGCCGCCGCCCCGAGCGTCCCCGACGGCGTGCCGTTGTTCGGCCCGTGGGCCGGGCGGCTCGCGGCCGCCAGCGGCACCGTGGCGCTCGGCCGCCCGCGCGTCGGCCGCACCGCCGATCCGGTCCTCGGGCCATGGGTGCGGGTGGATGGCGTGGAATGGCGGTCCGCGCCGCCATGGCAGATTCCGCTGTTCCCGACCGGCGCCTCGCTCGAACGACGGTTCCCGGCCGGGTGGGGCAACGACCCGCGGTCGTGGTTTGCCCTGCGGACGGGCGGATCGCCGGGCATCGCCGCGAGCGTGTTGAGCGTGCGGTTCATCCCGTGGGCGCAGGTAAGGCGCTAG